TTAtctgcatatatttatttttaaagttaaatgagtTGTGGGCTGACGAGCTTGTTAAGATCTCATTGGAAAGTTTCATATGTAGTTATGTTTGTATTACTGTAAGCAAAGAATTAAAGTACCTCTAACCTGGACATTCTTATGTGTCACTAGGAATTCTTCTCAAGCTGGTTTAAGCAGCTCATAAACTTACATCCAGTGAAAGATTTACTACTTTGCTGTTCTAGAAATAGATGAagttactgaattcatttaatgTTCTTCATAGGTTTTTAACAAGTTAATCAGGCGCTACAAATACCTGGAGAAAGGTTTTGAAGATGAAGTAAAAAAGGTATGAGTAATAATGTActttgtggaaaagaaaaaaatagggttAGAAAGAGGAATGTTAAATCCTAATTCTGCCACAGATTTGGAGtaattttgcttgtttgtttgggttgttttttgagacagagcctcactctgtgtcccaggctgggagtgcagtggctcagtctcagctcactgcagcctttgcctcctgggttcaagcgattctcgtgtctcagcctcccaagtagctgggattacaggcatgtgccaccatgcccagctaattttctgtttttagtagagacagggtttcaccatgttggctaggctgaccttgaactcctggcctcaagtgatctgccctcggcctcccaaagtgctgaggttataggtgtgagccaacacgcctggcccAATATTGCATATAGATGCCCAGAAAACCTGATACGTTTATCaagcaccaggcactgttctaatgaTACTAATTCActtaatgtttataaaaatcCTGTGAGGCAAGttttattatccacattttacatgtGAGGTGCAGagattgagtaacttgcccaagatcattcAGCTAATGAGTATTATAACTTAGATATAAACTTGGATGGTTAGATCCCAAAGTCCACGTATTGAACAGGTAGCCAGTATAACATGCTTTACTGCTTCTCTTATTGTAATGCAATTGCTGTTTTAACTCTtaactgttttactttttacagCTGCTGCTGTTCTTAAAGGGTTTTTCAGAGTCGGAGAGGAACAAGCTAGCTATGTTGACTGGTGTTCTTCTGGCTAATGGAACACTTAATGCATCCATTCTTAATAGCCTTTATAATGAGAATTTGGTTAAAGAAGGTAATCAGCCTCAAAGGATGGTCTTTAGTTGACTCAGTGGGGTGGATAAGAGCATGGTTTACTGTTCATAGATGTGACTTCTGTGAAAGTCTTCGTTTATTAACCAGCCTTAAATTTAATAAGTTCAGTCTAATTCACTAGACATTTAATGAATACCTTTGGCATCCAGGTTTAATGGCTTTCTTTAGGCATACAACAAATACCCAGATTTAGACAAAATGTTGTTAtatgtaatgaaaataaaatgagaaatgctGTGGGAACCCCAGAAGAGATTAATACCATTTGGGGAACTTGGAGAAGATGACGTTTGGGGAAAATGTCAAGCTGGAAGGGAAAATCAATTCCCTGTTTGGCTCCAATTGTCAGATTATTCTCtacagtaattttttttgaagctttttttaaaaaactgcttgcAGTAGTGAGTATTTAAGTTGCCTTACTGTATTTCTCACAACAGCCTTGTCAAGTGTAGAGACTGTTGCCCTCAATTTATACTTTGGAGAACACTTTAAGTAACTTGGCCAAGAATATACAATTCACAAGTGGTAGACTAGGGAAATTGGAGAAGTGATAAACTGTGGCCCAGGAAAGTTCAGGGTTAAGTTTGTGAGGAAAGTCAGTAATCCCATGGGATTGAACTATAAAGGGAAGGATATAGGGGGATACAGGGATTGAAACCAGGGAAGGTACTTCTGTTAAGTAAGTAAGCTATTTTCTTTTACAGGAGTTTCAGCAGCTTTTGCTGTGAAGCTCTTTAAATCATGGATAAATGAAAAAGATATCAATGCAGTAGCTGCAAGTCTTCGGAAAGTCAGCATGGATAACAGACTGATGGttggtaactttttttctttcttcccattctTGCCAAAGATGTAAATGAgagaaatttctcatttttaagacTGTGAAAAGAAAGTGTTTTTCTTAATCTGATTTAAAGAAAGTTTAACCAGATAAATTCTTCTTTTAGGAACTCTTTCCTGCCAATAAGCAAAGTGTTGAACACTTCACAAAGTATTTTACTGAGGCAGGCTTGAAAGAGCTTTCAGAATATGTTCGGAATCAGCAAACCATCGGAGCTCGTAAGGAGCTCCAGAAAGAACTTCAAGAACAGATGTCCCGTGGTGATCCATTTAAGGATGTAAGTTTTTGTTTAAACCGTCTTTTTATGGCTAAGCTTCTGGCATAGAGATTTTCACTAATTTGAGGAACTTACTTCACCAGGATGAGATTGAGTTAATAGTAACAGGATGTTATACTGGAACTTTgcctcattcttttgcatatgcttCTTCAGTGCCTGACTGAGGCCCAGAAATATAAGAGACTGGAGCTCAGGGCACCTTTCAGTTCTAAAGGTCTCTTTTAATATGTGGTACACATGTGGTTGCCAGTTGCATGGAAAAGGAGTTGTTATGTTTTTGTTAAAGGTCTAAACTTGATGTGTGAAGTATGTACATAATCAAAACTGACTTCTGTTACTAAATTTGGGTTCTTTTGCagataattttatatgtcaagGAGGAGATGAAAAAAAACAACATCCCAGAGCCAGTTGTCATCGGAATAGTCTGGTCAAGTGTAATgagcactgtggaatggaacaaaaaagaggagCTTGTAGCAGAGCAAGCCATCAAGCACTTGAAGGTATTAGAACTATGCCTTGACGAAACAAACTATTCTACTTTTACATGGTGATAAGTGAACTGTGACTATGCTTTTCCAAGAGGATTTATCACATCCTGTGGTTCCTGGGGATGGCCCACCAgtaaatagacaaatagaaaCATTAACTATCGATGATAATGCTCTGAATTGGGCTGTGCTTCACAGGTTAAAAACAGGAATATGgcctggccaggcacaatggctcacgcctgtaaacccagcactttgggaggccagggcaggaggattgcttgagctcagtttAAGAcgtgcctgggcaacatagtgagatctcatctctactaaaaatcacaaaaaatagccagtcatggtggcgcatgcctgtagtcccaactactcaggaggctgaggcagaggatcgcttgagccctggagatcaagactgcagtgagcttaTGATGGCTTTGTCAGACAAagcctggtgacagggcgagatcctgcctcaaaaagaacATGATGAAAAGGAACTTAAGCCTGTAATTAGATGTTTGCTTTTGAAGGGGGTATTGGAAAATAGGATTTTTTCCCCCCTCTAAAATACTAATATTGTTTGACATTTACTTGGACTACTTGGTATAgtattgtttattttacttagctacttagattttctgctttttttttttttttttttgagacagtctcattctgtcacccaggctggaatgcagtgatgtgatctcagctcactgtagcctccatctcctgggttcaagcaattctgcctcctcggcctcccaagtagtgcctggctaatttttgtatttttagtagagacaaggttttaccatgttggccaggctggtctcgaactcctgacctcaagtgatccaccctcctcggcctcccaaagtgctgggattacagatgt
Above is a genomic segment from Pongo pygmaeus isolate AG05252 chromosome 11, NHGRI_mPonPyg2-v2.0_pri, whole genome shotgun sequence containing:
- the BZW1 gene encoding eIF5-mimic protein 2 isoform X3, translating into MLLEQNLITVDMRKHSLTFWWLVECWVSVFNKLIRRYKYLEKGFEDEVKKLLLFLKGFSESERNKLAMLTGVLLANGTLNASILNSLYNENLVKEGVSAAFAVKLFKSWINEKDINAVAASLRKVSMDNRLMELFPANKQSVEHFTKYFTEAGLKELSEYVRNQQTIGARKELQKELQEQMSRGDPFKDIILYVKEEMKKNNIPEPVVIGIVWSSVMSTVEWNKKEELVAEQAIKHLKQYSPLLAAFTTQGQSELTLLLKIQEYCYDNIHFMKAFQKIVVLFYKAEVLSEEPILKWYKDAHVAKGKSVFLEQMKKFVEWLKNAEEESESEAEEGD
- the BZW1 gene encoding eIF5-mimic protein 2 isoform X2, encoding MNNQKQQKPTLSGQRFKTRKRDEKERFDPTQFQDCIIQGLTETGTDLEAVAKFLDASGAKLDYRRYAETLFDILVAGGMLAPGGTLADDMMRTDVCVFAAQEDLETMQAFAQVFNKLIRRYKYLEKGFEDEVKKLLLFLKGFSESERNKLAMLTGVLLANGTLNASILNSLYNENLVKEGVSAAFAVKLFKSWINEKDINAVAASLRKVSMDNRLMELFPANKQSVEHFTKYFTEAGLKELSEYVRNQQTIGARKELQKELQEQMSRGDPFKDIILYVKEEMKKNNIPEPVVIGIVWSSVMSTVEWNKKEELVAEQAIKHLKQYSPLLAAFTTQGQSELTLLLKIQEYCYDNIHFMKAFQKIVVLFYKAEVLSEEPILKWYKDAHVAKGKSVFLEQMKKFVEWLKNAEEESESEAEEGD